Proteins encoded by one window of Vitis riparia cultivar Riparia Gloire de Montpellier isolate 1030 chromosome 11, EGFV_Vit.rip_1.0, whole genome shotgun sequence:
- the LOC117925362 gene encoding early nodulin-like protein 1, producing the protein MASSGVFLPCFALISLLFACSDAADYVVGGTEDAWKIPSSPGFPLTDWAKKQRFQIGDSLIFKYDGKVHSVLELTEGDYQNCTTSKPIKKFTDGNTKYELDRSGRFHFTGGTEEHCFNGQKLFVDVEPAAHYSENELSTVFAPAPGPSKADGLRVGFMGFVAVMMAALFGIVLV; encoded by the exons ATGGCTTCTTCAGGAGTTTTTCTTCCATGTTTTGCTCTCATTTCTCTGCTTTTTGCTTGCTCAGATGCTGCAGATTACGTGGTTGGAGGGACTGAAGATGCGTGGAAAATTCCATCTTCTCCGGGCTTTCCTCTCACCGATTGGGCCAAGAAACAACGCTTCCAAATCGGAGATTCTCTCA TCTTCAAATATGACGGCAAAGTCCATTCAGTGCTGGAATTAACTGAGGGGGATTACCAAAACTGCACCACTTCAAAGCCGATCAAGAAATTCACAGATGGCAATACAAAGTATGAGTTGGACCGATCAGGGCGATTTCACTTCACCGGCGGAACCGAAGAACACTGTTTCAATGGCCAGAAACTGTTCGTAGACGTGGAGCCTGCAGCACATTATTCGGAAAATGAGCTGTCGACAGTTTTCGCTCCGGCTCCTGGACCGTCCAAGGCTGATGGTTTGAGAGTTGGGTTTATGGGCTTTGTAGCGGTGATGATGGCTGCTTTATTTGGAATTGTCTTGGTGTGA